A single region of the Malus sylvestris chromosome 8, drMalSylv7.2, whole genome shotgun sequence genome encodes:
- the LOC126632313 gene encoding protein tesmin/TSO1-like CXC 2 isoform X4 encodes MSLNVQRNRVSESPVFSYISNLSPIQPVKASHAAQGFPGLSSPPLVFTSPRINTLRETCFLKRPQYPQLSSAEKPKAQDEAKKFVDGPVDSKKHITQLQMGSITDSQDCETNSSSEGVDEYLADPMEMDCTNSAQSVNPCLKESKISYKSEAPSEQATEDLQGKQTFDAKPVKIKELSHGALPSSERPKVGSGISVDNAFNGEYHHGLHNQSQGFGGEHQDDCQSPPGRLQIGQVYEDCTENVGGTSKGIIGNMILHAPNKVKNDQGGMHRRCLQFEEAPPCATGKRDSSSIEKVNDSEPPASTAELEIVKVSYAATSKRQMGASLPPLYGGSSPLTVPKPSGIGLHLNSIVNAVPFVRGATSSIKLADHDIGLQVMKSSAVVSHHLSENVRDDTEISIAASSSITQSPHTVEFEHLGSPLEERKSDSQNVDSYKELNQSSSQKKRKRTPSSKDSDGCKRCNCKKTKCLKLYCDCFAAGVYCAETCACQGCFNIPDYEDTVLETRQQIEARNPLAFAPKIVQLEEEIQFTPASARHKRGCNCKKSMCLKKYCECYQANVGCSSGCRCDGCKNVYGRKGDYGPIDHGVTKDMISDKAGKETFDEKLEMVATKKDALSTELYDSHNHTPLTPSFQCSDHADNVPKSPCLLTSYLRSPESDLTVISSYEKSTRSSLRNSETSGILLETSKELSGMGYYCWQEDYDNIGIADTFSPRYDAAPIICHITPLSDLCSKASASSTSSRSDWKNASQVQLCPESQGLSSNSSLRWCSSPLTPMTRSGGTECSQGLDFDHGLSDIMQEEMPEILKDISATNKSVKVSSPNKKRVSPPHNHNHELGASSSGSLRSGRKFILKAVPSFPPLTPCSSSKGSNTIQSTGNLHDKGRKK; translated from the exons ATGTCTCTCAATGTGCAACGCAATCGGGTTTCT GAGTCACCAGTTTTCAGTTACATTAGCAATCTATCACCAATACAGCCTGTGAAGGCTTCACATGCAGCGCAAGGGTTCCCGGGACTTAGCTCTCCTCCTCTTGTGTTCACGTCACCACGCATAAATACACTCCGGGAAACATGTTTCTTGAAAAG GCCTCAATACCCACAATTATCCAGTGCAGAAAAACCTAAAGCACAAGATGAAGCCAAGAAATTTGTTGATGGTCCAGTTGATTCCAAGAAACATATTACCCAACTGCAGATGGGATCGATTACTGATTCTCAGGACTGTGAGACCAACAGTTCCTCAGAGGGTGTTGATGAATACTTAGCCGATCCCATGGAGATGGACTGTACGAATTCTGCTCAATCAGTCAATCCATGTTTGAAAGAATCTAAAATTTCCTATAAATCTGAGGCACCATCAGAGCAGGCTACAGAGGACCTTCAAGGAAAGCAAACATTTGATGCAAAACCTGTCAAAATTAAAGAGCTTAGTCATGGTGCGTTGCCATCTTCCGAGCGCCCAAAGGTTGGATCCGGAATATCCGTCGATAATGCTTTCAATGGAGAGTATCACCATGGTTTGCATAATCAG TCACAGGGCTTCGGAGGTGAACACCAGGATGATTGTCAATCTCCTCCTGGACGTTTGCAGATTGGTCAGGTGTATGAGGATTGTACAGAGAACGTCGGTGGAACCTCTAAGGGAATAATCGGGAACATGATATTGCATGCTCCTAATAAG GTCAAAAATGACCAAGGTGGCATGCATAGACGTTGTCTTCAGTTTGAAGAGGCTCCTCCTTGTGCCACTGGAAAAAGAGACAGTTCTTCTATAGAGAAAGTTAACGATTCAGAACCACCTGCCAGCACTGCAGAATTGGAGATTGTGAAAGTATCTTATGCAGCAACTTCCAAGAGACAGATGGGTGCCTCATTGCCACCTCTGTATGGTGGAAGCTCTCCTTTAACTGTGCCCAAACCATCAGGTATTGGCTTGCACCTAAACAGCATAGTCAATGCTGTACCCTTTGTTCGTGGTGCAACAAGCAGCATAAAATTAGCAGATCATGACATTGGTTTGCAAGTTATGAAATCATCAGCTGTTGTGAGCCACCATTTATCAGAGAATGTGAGGGATGACACTGAAATTTCAATTGCTGCAAGTTCCTCCATCACCCAGTCTCCCCACACTGTGGAATTTGAGCATCTTGGATCTCCCCTTGAGGAGAGGAAATCTGATTCTCAGAATGTTGACAGTTATAAGGAGTTGAACCAATCTAGTTCACAAAAGAAAAG GAAAAGAACACCAAGCTCTAAAGATAGTGATGGGTGCAAGCGGTGCAACTGTAAGAAGACCAAGTGCTTGAAACT TTATTGCGATTGTTTTGCTGCTGGAGTTTATTGTGCCGAAACTTGTGCTTGCCAAGGATGCTTTAATATACCCGATTATGAAGATACAGTTCTTGAGACGAGGCAACAAATTGAAGCCCGTAATCCACTTGCATTTGCCCCCAAGATTGTACAGCTT GAAGAAGAAATTCAGTTTACACCAGCCTCGGCAAGACACAAAAGGGGGTGCAATTGCAAAAAGTCAATGTGTCTGAAAAAATATTGTGAATGCTATCAG GCCAATGTTGGATGCTCCAGTGGATGTCGCTGTGATGGATGTAAAAATGTTTATGGCAGGAAGGGAG ATTATGGTCCAATAGATCATGGTGTGACTAAAGACATGATTAGTGACAAAGCCGGCAAGGAAACATTTGATGAGAAGCTGGAAATGGTGGCAACAAAGAAAGATGCTTTGTCTACTGAGTTGTATGATTCACACAACCACACTCCATTGACGCCATCATTTCAGTGCTCAGA TCATGCAGATAATGTaccaaaatccccttgcctTCTTACAAGTTACCTTCGATCACCTGAATCTGATCTTACCGTCATATCATCTTATGAAAAATCAACAAGATCCTCTCTGAGAAATTCAGAGACCAGTGGGATTCTTCTGGAGACAAGTAAAGAATTATCAGGTATGGGTTATTATTGCTGGCAGGAGGACTATGACAACATTGGAATAGCAGACACTTTTTCACCAAGATACGACGCTGCCCCCATTATATGCCATATTACTCCATTATCAGATCTTTGCTCAAAGGCCTCAGCTTCTTCCACATCATCAAGAAGTGATTGGAAAAATGCTTCACAAGTTCAgctatgccctgaaagtcaaggTCTGTCATCCAATAGTTCTCTTCGTTGGTGTAGTTCACCACTCACCCCAATGACTCGGTCAGGTGGGACGGAATGTTCTCAAGGTCTGGACTTTGACCATGGGCTTTCTGACATTATGCAAGAAGAAATGCCTGAGATACTTAAGGACATTTCTGCTACCAATAAGTCGGTGAAAGTAAGTTCCCCCAATAAGAAACGGGTTTCTCCACCCCACAACCACAATCATGAGCTTGGTGCAAGCTCTTCAGGGAGCTTGAGAAGTGGCCGCAAGTTCATATTGAAGGCTGTCCCTTCGTTCCCACCCCTTACCCCTTGTAGCAGTTCCAAAGGTAGTAATACCATTCAGAGCACCGGTAATCTTCACGATAAGGGTAGGAAGAAATGA
- the LOC126632313 gene encoding protein tesmin/TSO1-like CXC 2 isoform X3 codes for MDSPEIPKIIASTSPSSDSPPVQESPVFSYISNLSPIQPVKASHAAQGFPGLSSPPLVFTSPRINTLRETCFLKRPQYPQLSSAEKPKAQDEAKKFVDGPVDSKKHITQLQMGSITDSQDCETNSSSEGVDEYLADPMEMDCTNSAQSVNPCLKESKISYKSEAPSEQATEDLQGKQTFDAKPVKIKELSHGALPSSERPKVGSGISVDNAFNGEYHHGLHNQSQGFGGEHQDDCQSPPGRLQIGQVYEDCTENVGGTSKGIIGNMILHAPNKVKNDQGGMHRRCLQFEEAPPCATGKRDSSSIEKVNDSEPPASTAELEIVKVSYAATSKRQMGASLPPLYGGSSPLTVPKPSGIGLHLNSIVNAVPFVRGATSSIKLADHDIGLQVMKSSAVVSHHLSENVRDDTEISIAASSSITQSPHTVEFEHLGSPLEERKSDSQNVDSYKELNQSSSQKKRKRTPSSKDSDGCKRCNCKKTKCLKLYCDCFAAGVYCAETCACQGCFNIPDYEDTVLETRQQIEARNPLAFAPKIVQLEEEIQFTPASARHKRGCNCKKSMCLKKYCECYQANVGCSSGCRCDGCKNVYGRKGDHGVTKDMISDKAGKETFDEKLEMVATKKDALSTELYDSHNHTPLTPSFQCSDHADNVPKSPCLLTSYLRSPESDLTVISSYEKSTRSSLRNSETSGILLETSKELSGMGYYCWQEDYDNIGIADTFSPRYDAAPIICHITPLSDLCSKASASSTSSRSDWKNASQVQLCPESQGLSSNSSLRWCSSPLTPMTRSGGTECSQGLDFDHGLSDIMQEEMPEILKDISATNKSVKVSSPNKKRVSPPHNHNHELGASSSGSLRSGRKFILKAVPSFPPLTPCSSSKGSNTIQSTGNLHDKGRKK; via the exons ATGGATTCACCTGAAATTCCCAAAATCATAGCCAGCACATCACCTTCCTCAGATTCTCCTCCAGTTCAA GAGTCACCAGTTTTCAGTTACATTAGCAATCTATCACCAATACAGCCTGTGAAGGCTTCACATGCAGCGCAAGGGTTCCCGGGACTTAGCTCTCCTCCTCTTGTGTTCACGTCACCACGCATAAATACACTCCGGGAAACATGTTTCTTGAAAAG GCCTCAATACCCACAATTATCCAGTGCAGAAAAACCTAAAGCACAAGATGAAGCCAAGAAATTTGTTGATGGTCCAGTTGATTCCAAGAAACATATTACCCAACTGCAGATGGGATCGATTACTGATTCTCAGGACTGTGAGACCAACAGTTCCTCAGAGGGTGTTGATGAATACTTAGCCGATCCCATGGAGATGGACTGTACGAATTCTGCTCAATCAGTCAATCCATGTTTGAAAGAATCTAAAATTTCCTATAAATCTGAGGCACCATCAGAGCAGGCTACAGAGGACCTTCAAGGAAAGCAAACATTTGATGCAAAACCTGTCAAAATTAAAGAGCTTAGTCATGGTGCGTTGCCATCTTCCGAGCGCCCAAAGGTTGGATCCGGAATATCCGTCGATAATGCTTTCAATGGAGAGTATCACCATGGTTTGCATAATCAG TCACAGGGCTTCGGAGGTGAACACCAGGATGATTGTCAATCTCCTCCTGGACGTTTGCAGATTGGTCAGGTGTATGAGGATTGTACAGAGAACGTCGGTGGAACCTCTAAGGGAATAATCGGGAACATGATATTGCATGCTCCTAATAAG GTCAAAAATGACCAAGGTGGCATGCATAGACGTTGTCTTCAGTTTGAAGAGGCTCCTCCTTGTGCCACTGGAAAAAGAGACAGTTCTTCTATAGAGAAAGTTAACGATTCAGAACCACCTGCCAGCACTGCAGAATTGGAGATTGTGAAAGTATCTTATGCAGCAACTTCCAAGAGACAGATGGGTGCCTCATTGCCACCTCTGTATGGTGGAAGCTCTCCTTTAACTGTGCCCAAACCATCAGGTATTGGCTTGCACCTAAACAGCATAGTCAATGCTGTACCCTTTGTTCGTGGTGCAACAAGCAGCATAAAATTAGCAGATCATGACATTGGTTTGCAAGTTATGAAATCATCAGCTGTTGTGAGCCACCATTTATCAGAGAATGTGAGGGATGACACTGAAATTTCAATTGCTGCAAGTTCCTCCATCACCCAGTCTCCCCACACTGTGGAATTTGAGCATCTTGGATCTCCCCTTGAGGAGAGGAAATCTGATTCTCAGAATGTTGACAGTTATAAGGAGTTGAACCAATCTAGTTCACAAAAGAAAAG GAAAAGAACACCAAGCTCTAAAGATAGTGATGGGTGCAAGCGGTGCAACTGTAAGAAGACCAAGTGCTTGAAACT TTATTGCGATTGTTTTGCTGCTGGAGTTTATTGTGCCGAAACTTGTGCTTGCCAAGGATGCTTTAATATACCCGATTATGAAGATACAGTTCTTGAGACGAGGCAACAAATTGAAGCCCGTAATCCACTTGCATTTGCCCCCAAGATTGTACAGCTT GAAGAAGAAATTCAGTTTACACCAGCCTCGGCAAGACACAAAAGGGGGTGCAATTGCAAAAAGTCAATGTGTCTGAAAAAATATTGTGAATGCTATCAG GCCAATGTTGGATGCTCCAGTGGATGTCGCTGTGATGGATGTAAAAATGTTTATGGCAGGAAGGGAG ATCATGGTGTGACTAAAGACATGATTAGTGACAAAGCCGGCAAGGAAACATTTGATGAGAAGCTGGAAATGGTGGCAACAAAGAAAGATGCTTTGTCTACTGAGTTGTATGATTCACACAACCACACTCCATTGACGCCATCATTTCAGTGCTCAGA TCATGCAGATAATGTaccaaaatccccttgcctTCTTACAAGTTACCTTCGATCACCTGAATCTGATCTTACCGTCATATCATCTTATGAAAAATCAACAAGATCCTCTCTGAGAAATTCAGAGACCAGTGGGATTCTTCTGGAGACAAGTAAAGAATTATCAGGTATGGGTTATTATTGCTGGCAGGAGGACTATGACAACATTGGAATAGCAGACACTTTTTCACCAAGATACGACGCTGCCCCCATTATATGCCATATTACTCCATTATCAGATCTTTGCTCAAAGGCCTCAGCTTCTTCCACATCATCAAGAAGTGATTGGAAAAATGCTTCACAAGTTCAgctatgccctgaaagtcaaggTCTGTCATCCAATAGTTCTCTTCGTTGGTGTAGTTCACCACTCACCCCAATGACTCGGTCAGGTGGGACGGAATGTTCTCAAGGTCTGGACTTTGACCATGGGCTTTCTGACATTATGCAAGAAGAAATGCCTGAGATACTTAAGGACATTTCTGCTACCAATAAGTCGGTGAAAGTAAGTTCCCCCAATAAGAAACGGGTTTCTCCACCCCACAACCACAATCATGAGCTTGGTGCAAGCTCTTCAGGGAGCTTGAGAAGTGGCCGCAAGTTCATATTGAAGGCTGTCCCTTCGTTCCCACCCCTTACCCCTTGTAGCAGTTCCAAAGGTAGTAATACCATTCAGAGCACCGGTAATCTTCACGATAAGGGTAGGAAGAAATGA
- the LOC126632313 gene encoding protein tesmin/TSO1-like CXC 2 isoform X2 yields MDSPEIPKIIASTSPSSDSPPVQESPVFSYISNLSPIQPVKASHAAQGFPGLSSPPLVFTSPRINTLRETCFLKRPQYPQLSSAEKPKAQDEAKKFVDGPVDSKKHITQLQMGSITDSQDCETNSSSEGVDEYLADPMEMDCTNSAQSVNPCLKESKISYKSEAPSEQATEDLQGKQTFDAKPVKIKELSHGALPSSERPKVGSGISVDNAFNGEYHHGLHNQGFGGEHQDDCQSPPGRLQIGQVYEDCTENVGGTSKGIIGNMILHAPNKVKNDQGGMHRRCLQFEEAPPCATGKRDSSSIEKVNDSEPPASTAELEIVKVSYAATSKRQMGASLPPLYGGSSPLTVPKPSGIGLHLNSIVNAVPFVRGATSSIKLADHDIGLQVMKSSAVVSHHLSENVRDDTEISIAASSSITQSPHTVEFEHLGSPLEERKSDSQNVDSYKELNQSSSQKKRKRTPSSKDSDGCKRCNCKKTKCLKLYCDCFAAGVYCAETCACQGCFNIPDYEDTVLETRQQIEARNPLAFAPKIVQLEEEIQFTPASARHKRGCNCKKSMCLKKYCECYQANVGCSSGCRCDGCKNVYGRKGDYGPIDHGVTKDMISDKAGKETFDEKLEMVATKKDALSTELYDSHNHTPLTPSFQCSDHADNVPKSPCLLTSYLRSPESDLTVISSYEKSTRSSLRNSETSGILLETSKELSGMGYYCWQEDYDNIGIADTFSPRYDAAPIICHITPLSDLCSKASASSTSSRSDWKNASQVQLCPESQGLSSNSSLRWCSSPLTPMTRSGGTECSQGLDFDHGLSDIMQEEMPEILKDISATNKSVKVSSPNKKRVSPPHNHNHELGASSSGSLRSGRKFILKAVPSFPPLTPCSSSKGSNTIQSTGNLHDKGRKK; encoded by the exons ATGGATTCACCTGAAATTCCCAAAATCATAGCCAGCACATCACCTTCCTCAGATTCTCCTCCAGTTCAA GAGTCACCAGTTTTCAGTTACATTAGCAATCTATCACCAATACAGCCTGTGAAGGCTTCACATGCAGCGCAAGGGTTCCCGGGACTTAGCTCTCCTCCTCTTGTGTTCACGTCACCACGCATAAATACACTCCGGGAAACATGTTTCTTGAAAAG GCCTCAATACCCACAATTATCCAGTGCAGAAAAACCTAAAGCACAAGATGAAGCCAAGAAATTTGTTGATGGTCCAGTTGATTCCAAGAAACATATTACCCAACTGCAGATGGGATCGATTACTGATTCTCAGGACTGTGAGACCAACAGTTCCTCAGAGGGTGTTGATGAATACTTAGCCGATCCCATGGAGATGGACTGTACGAATTCTGCTCAATCAGTCAATCCATGTTTGAAAGAATCTAAAATTTCCTATAAATCTGAGGCACCATCAGAGCAGGCTACAGAGGACCTTCAAGGAAAGCAAACATTTGATGCAAAACCTGTCAAAATTAAAGAGCTTAGTCATGGTGCGTTGCCATCTTCCGAGCGCCCAAAGGTTGGATCCGGAATATCCGTCGATAATGCTTTCAATGGAGAGTATCACCATGGTTTGCATAATCAG GGCTTCGGAGGTGAACACCAGGATGATTGTCAATCTCCTCCTGGACGTTTGCAGATTGGTCAGGTGTATGAGGATTGTACAGAGAACGTCGGTGGAACCTCTAAGGGAATAATCGGGAACATGATATTGCATGCTCCTAATAAG GTCAAAAATGACCAAGGTGGCATGCATAGACGTTGTCTTCAGTTTGAAGAGGCTCCTCCTTGTGCCACTGGAAAAAGAGACAGTTCTTCTATAGAGAAAGTTAACGATTCAGAACCACCTGCCAGCACTGCAGAATTGGAGATTGTGAAAGTATCTTATGCAGCAACTTCCAAGAGACAGATGGGTGCCTCATTGCCACCTCTGTATGGTGGAAGCTCTCCTTTAACTGTGCCCAAACCATCAGGTATTGGCTTGCACCTAAACAGCATAGTCAATGCTGTACCCTTTGTTCGTGGTGCAACAAGCAGCATAAAATTAGCAGATCATGACATTGGTTTGCAAGTTATGAAATCATCAGCTGTTGTGAGCCACCATTTATCAGAGAATGTGAGGGATGACACTGAAATTTCAATTGCTGCAAGTTCCTCCATCACCCAGTCTCCCCACACTGTGGAATTTGAGCATCTTGGATCTCCCCTTGAGGAGAGGAAATCTGATTCTCAGAATGTTGACAGTTATAAGGAGTTGAACCAATCTAGTTCACAAAAGAAAAG GAAAAGAACACCAAGCTCTAAAGATAGTGATGGGTGCAAGCGGTGCAACTGTAAGAAGACCAAGTGCTTGAAACT TTATTGCGATTGTTTTGCTGCTGGAGTTTATTGTGCCGAAACTTGTGCTTGCCAAGGATGCTTTAATATACCCGATTATGAAGATACAGTTCTTGAGACGAGGCAACAAATTGAAGCCCGTAATCCACTTGCATTTGCCCCCAAGATTGTACAGCTT GAAGAAGAAATTCAGTTTACACCAGCCTCGGCAAGACACAAAAGGGGGTGCAATTGCAAAAAGTCAATGTGTCTGAAAAAATATTGTGAATGCTATCAG GCCAATGTTGGATGCTCCAGTGGATGTCGCTGTGATGGATGTAAAAATGTTTATGGCAGGAAGGGAG ATTATGGTCCAATAGATCATGGTGTGACTAAAGACATGATTAGTGACAAAGCCGGCAAGGAAACATTTGATGAGAAGCTGGAAATGGTGGCAACAAAGAAAGATGCTTTGTCTACTGAGTTGTATGATTCACACAACCACACTCCATTGACGCCATCATTTCAGTGCTCAGA TCATGCAGATAATGTaccaaaatccccttgcctTCTTACAAGTTACCTTCGATCACCTGAATCTGATCTTACCGTCATATCATCTTATGAAAAATCAACAAGATCCTCTCTGAGAAATTCAGAGACCAGTGGGATTCTTCTGGAGACAAGTAAAGAATTATCAGGTATGGGTTATTATTGCTGGCAGGAGGACTATGACAACATTGGAATAGCAGACACTTTTTCACCAAGATACGACGCTGCCCCCATTATATGCCATATTACTCCATTATCAGATCTTTGCTCAAAGGCCTCAGCTTCTTCCACATCATCAAGAAGTGATTGGAAAAATGCTTCACAAGTTCAgctatgccctgaaagtcaaggTCTGTCATCCAATAGTTCTCTTCGTTGGTGTAGTTCACCACTCACCCCAATGACTCGGTCAGGTGGGACGGAATGTTCTCAAGGTCTGGACTTTGACCATGGGCTTTCTGACATTATGCAAGAAGAAATGCCTGAGATACTTAAGGACATTTCTGCTACCAATAAGTCGGTGAAAGTAAGTTCCCCCAATAAGAAACGGGTTTCTCCACCCCACAACCACAATCATGAGCTTGGTGCAAGCTCTTCAGGGAGCTTGAGAAGTGGCCGCAAGTTCATATTGAAGGCTGTCCCTTCGTTCCCACCCCTTACCCCTTGTAGCAGTTCCAAAGGTAGTAATACCATTCAGAGCACCGGTAATCTTCACGATAAGGGTAGGAAGAAATGA
- the LOC126632313 gene encoding protein tesmin/TSO1-like CXC 2 isoform X1: protein MDSPEIPKIIASTSPSSDSPPVQESPVFSYISNLSPIQPVKASHAAQGFPGLSSPPLVFTSPRINTLRETCFLKRPQYPQLSSAEKPKAQDEAKKFVDGPVDSKKHITQLQMGSITDSQDCETNSSSEGVDEYLADPMEMDCTNSAQSVNPCLKESKISYKSEAPSEQATEDLQGKQTFDAKPVKIKELSHGALPSSERPKVGSGISVDNAFNGEYHHGLHNQSQGFGGEHQDDCQSPPGRLQIGQVYEDCTENVGGTSKGIIGNMILHAPNKVKNDQGGMHRRCLQFEEAPPCATGKRDSSSIEKVNDSEPPASTAELEIVKVSYAATSKRQMGASLPPLYGGSSPLTVPKPSGIGLHLNSIVNAVPFVRGATSSIKLADHDIGLQVMKSSAVVSHHLSENVRDDTEISIAASSSITQSPHTVEFEHLGSPLEERKSDSQNVDSYKELNQSSSQKKRKRTPSSKDSDGCKRCNCKKTKCLKLYCDCFAAGVYCAETCACQGCFNIPDYEDTVLETRQQIEARNPLAFAPKIVQLEEEIQFTPASARHKRGCNCKKSMCLKKYCECYQANVGCSSGCRCDGCKNVYGRKGDYGPIDHGVTKDMISDKAGKETFDEKLEMVATKKDALSTELYDSHNHTPLTPSFQCSDHADNVPKSPCLLTSYLRSPESDLTVISSYEKSTRSSLRNSETSGILLETSKELSGMGYYCWQEDYDNIGIADTFSPRYDAAPIICHITPLSDLCSKASASSTSSRSDWKNASQVQLCPESQGLSSNSSLRWCSSPLTPMTRSGGTECSQGLDFDHGLSDIMQEEMPEILKDISATNKSVKVSSPNKKRVSPPHNHNHELGASSSGSLRSGRKFILKAVPSFPPLTPCSSSKGSNTIQSTGNLHDKGRKK from the exons ATGGATTCACCTGAAATTCCCAAAATCATAGCCAGCACATCACCTTCCTCAGATTCTCCTCCAGTTCAA GAGTCACCAGTTTTCAGTTACATTAGCAATCTATCACCAATACAGCCTGTGAAGGCTTCACATGCAGCGCAAGGGTTCCCGGGACTTAGCTCTCCTCCTCTTGTGTTCACGTCACCACGCATAAATACACTCCGGGAAACATGTTTCTTGAAAAG GCCTCAATACCCACAATTATCCAGTGCAGAAAAACCTAAAGCACAAGATGAAGCCAAGAAATTTGTTGATGGTCCAGTTGATTCCAAGAAACATATTACCCAACTGCAGATGGGATCGATTACTGATTCTCAGGACTGTGAGACCAACAGTTCCTCAGAGGGTGTTGATGAATACTTAGCCGATCCCATGGAGATGGACTGTACGAATTCTGCTCAATCAGTCAATCCATGTTTGAAAGAATCTAAAATTTCCTATAAATCTGAGGCACCATCAGAGCAGGCTACAGAGGACCTTCAAGGAAAGCAAACATTTGATGCAAAACCTGTCAAAATTAAAGAGCTTAGTCATGGTGCGTTGCCATCTTCCGAGCGCCCAAAGGTTGGATCCGGAATATCCGTCGATAATGCTTTCAATGGAGAGTATCACCATGGTTTGCATAATCAG TCACAGGGCTTCGGAGGTGAACACCAGGATGATTGTCAATCTCCTCCTGGACGTTTGCAGATTGGTCAGGTGTATGAGGATTGTACAGAGAACGTCGGTGGAACCTCTAAGGGAATAATCGGGAACATGATATTGCATGCTCCTAATAAG GTCAAAAATGACCAAGGTGGCATGCATAGACGTTGTCTTCAGTTTGAAGAGGCTCCTCCTTGTGCCACTGGAAAAAGAGACAGTTCTTCTATAGAGAAAGTTAACGATTCAGAACCACCTGCCAGCACTGCAGAATTGGAGATTGTGAAAGTATCTTATGCAGCAACTTCCAAGAGACAGATGGGTGCCTCATTGCCACCTCTGTATGGTGGAAGCTCTCCTTTAACTGTGCCCAAACCATCAGGTATTGGCTTGCACCTAAACAGCATAGTCAATGCTGTACCCTTTGTTCGTGGTGCAACAAGCAGCATAAAATTAGCAGATCATGACATTGGTTTGCAAGTTATGAAATCATCAGCTGTTGTGAGCCACCATTTATCAGAGAATGTGAGGGATGACACTGAAATTTCAATTGCTGCAAGTTCCTCCATCACCCAGTCTCCCCACACTGTGGAATTTGAGCATCTTGGATCTCCCCTTGAGGAGAGGAAATCTGATTCTCAGAATGTTGACAGTTATAAGGAGTTGAACCAATCTAGTTCACAAAAGAAAAG GAAAAGAACACCAAGCTCTAAAGATAGTGATGGGTGCAAGCGGTGCAACTGTAAGAAGACCAAGTGCTTGAAACT TTATTGCGATTGTTTTGCTGCTGGAGTTTATTGTGCCGAAACTTGTGCTTGCCAAGGATGCTTTAATATACCCGATTATGAAGATACAGTTCTTGAGACGAGGCAACAAATTGAAGCCCGTAATCCACTTGCATTTGCCCCCAAGATTGTACAGCTT GAAGAAGAAATTCAGTTTACACCAGCCTCGGCAAGACACAAAAGGGGGTGCAATTGCAAAAAGTCAATGTGTCTGAAAAAATATTGTGAATGCTATCAG GCCAATGTTGGATGCTCCAGTGGATGTCGCTGTGATGGATGTAAAAATGTTTATGGCAGGAAGGGAG ATTATGGTCCAATAGATCATGGTGTGACTAAAGACATGATTAGTGACAAAGCCGGCAAGGAAACATTTGATGAGAAGCTGGAAATGGTGGCAACAAAGAAAGATGCTTTGTCTACTGAGTTGTATGATTCACACAACCACACTCCATTGACGCCATCATTTCAGTGCTCAGA TCATGCAGATAATGTaccaaaatccccttgcctTCTTACAAGTTACCTTCGATCACCTGAATCTGATCTTACCGTCATATCATCTTATGAAAAATCAACAAGATCCTCTCTGAGAAATTCAGAGACCAGTGGGATTCTTCTGGAGACAAGTAAAGAATTATCAGGTATGGGTTATTATTGCTGGCAGGAGGACTATGACAACATTGGAATAGCAGACACTTTTTCACCAAGATACGACGCTGCCCCCATTATATGCCATATTACTCCATTATCAGATCTTTGCTCAAAGGCCTCAGCTTCTTCCACATCATCAAGAAGTGATTGGAAAAATGCTTCACAAGTTCAgctatgccctgaaagtcaaggTCTGTCATCCAATAGTTCTCTTCGTTGGTGTAGTTCACCACTCACCCCAATGACTCGGTCAGGTGGGACGGAATGTTCTCAAGGTCTGGACTTTGACCATGGGCTTTCTGACATTATGCAAGAAGAAATGCCTGAGATACTTAAGGACATTTCTGCTACCAATAAGTCGGTGAAAGTAAGTTCCCCCAATAAGAAACGGGTTTCTCCACCCCACAACCACAATCATGAGCTTGGTGCAAGCTCTTCAGGGAGCTTGAGAAGTGGCCGCAAGTTCATATTGAAGGCTGTCCCTTCGTTCCCACCCCTTACCCCTTGTAGCAGTTCCAAAGGTAGTAATACCATTCAGAGCACCGGTAATCTTCACGATAAGGGTAGGAAGAAATGA